The proteins below are encoded in one region of Flavobacterium nackdongense:
- a CDS encoding CDP-alcohol phosphatidyltransferase family protein, whose protein sequence is MSKLAHEDKFLDLSDYGRPFAKLFANRLKNTKITPIHITLLFGFTGVIAIYCILKNHYILAAFFIILKSIIDAADGELSRVKNTPSYTGRYLDSVFDIILNFLFIMSICHASKTTFWMSLLAFFCIQLQGTLYNYYYVILRNKSVGGDTTSKIFENKSPRALPGETQKSVDILFKIYTLVYGVFDKIIYALDSDAYKAKRFPNWFMTSVSLYGLGFQLLIIAALLSLNLIDYIVTFFIIYTLIIFVLIGIRKTIFKA, encoded by the coding sequence ATGTCTAAACTTGCTCACGAAGATAAATTTTTAGATTTGTCTGATTACGGAAGACCCTTTGCAAAACTTTTTGCAAACAGATTAAAAAACACCAAAATTACACCCATTCATATCACTCTTCTTTTTGGTTTTACGGGTGTAATCGCTATCTATTGTATTTTAAAAAACCACTACATCTTAGCGGCTTTTTTCATCATTTTAAAATCAATAATTGATGCTGCGGACGGCGAACTTTCAAGAGTAAAAAACACACCTTCCTACACAGGAAGATACCTCGATAGCGTGTTTGATATTATCCTAAATTTTCTGTTCATAATGTCGATTTGTCACGCATCAAAAACTACTTTTTGGATGTCACTTTTGGCGTTTTTTTGTATCCAACTCCAAGGAACTTTATACAATTATTACTATGTGATTTTACGAAATAAATCGGTGGGAGGAGATACAACAAGTAAAATTTTTGAGAACAAATCACCTCGTGCCTTGCCCGGGGAAACCCAAAAATCGGTCGATATTTTATTTAAAATATACACACTCGTTTATGGTGTTTTCGACAAAATAATTTACGCCTTAGACAGCGACGCTTATAAAGCAAAAAGGTTTCCAAATTGGTTTATGACATCCGTTTCACTTTACGGATTAGGGTTTCAATTGTTGATTATAGCTGCGCTGCTCTCTTTAAATTTGATAGATTATATCGTCACTTTTTTTATTATTTACACTTTGATAATTTTTGTTTTGATTGGCATTCGAAAGACCATTTTCAAAGCGTAA